In Actinomycetes bacterium, a genomic segment contains:
- the larC gene encoding nickel pincer cofactor biosynthesis protein LarC has protein sequence MTTPCSFAYFDCFAGIAGDMALGALLDAGGSPKALRAGLEGLALDPFQLEVATVERGGIGATQVKVHAGRSSVVRTWANLRAMLGQADLPEPVRARALATFERLAEAEGRVHRKPPDQVHFHEVGAVDAVVDVVGTALLLHDLGVREMWASAVATGSGRVRGGHGLLPVPGPAVLELLRGAPVYSGGISAELTTPTGAAILAAGATRFTDLPPMRVARVGYGAGSRQHGELPNVLRVVLGERMRDGAASDGGIVLEANIDDMTPELVPWVLDRLLSAGAADVWFTPIHMKKGRPGITLSVLCPPGADARLRELLWRETSTLGVRGVPVRKWVLERQLVEVSLFGGKVRVKLGLDDGRVVNVAPEFADCARLAVEAQRPLKEVIARAQALALADVDARDEDRAGR, from the coding sequence ATGACCACGCCCTGCTCCTTCGCCTACTTCGACTGCTTCGCCGGCATCGCCGGCGACATGGCACTCGGCGCGCTGCTCGACGCCGGCGGCTCCCCGAAGGCGCTGCGGGCCGGGCTCGAGGGGCTCGCGCTCGACCCCTTCCAGCTCGAAGTGGCCACGGTGGAGCGCGGCGGCATCGGTGCCACTCAGGTCAAGGTGCACGCCGGCCGCTCGAGCGTCGTGCGCACCTGGGCGAACCTGCGGGCCATGCTGGGCCAGGCCGACCTGCCCGAACCGGTGCGGGCCCGGGCCCTGGCCACCTTCGAGCGGCTGGCCGAGGCCGAGGGGCGGGTCCACCGCAAGCCTCCCGACCAGGTCCACTTCCACGAGGTCGGTGCGGTGGACGCGGTCGTCGACGTGGTCGGGACCGCGCTGCTCCTGCACGACCTCGGGGTCCGCGAGATGTGGGCGTCGGCGGTGGCCACCGGCAGCGGCCGGGTCCGGGGCGGGCACGGGCTCCTGCCGGTGCCCGGGCCGGCCGTGCTCGAACTGCTGCGGGGGGCTCCGGTCTACTCGGGCGGCATCTCGGCCGAGCTCACCACCCCGACGGGGGCAGCCATCCTGGCCGCCGGGGCGACCCGCTTCACGGACCTGCCGCCGATGCGGGTGGCCCGGGTCGGCTACGGCGCGGGCAGCCGCCAGCACGGCGAGCTGCCGAACGTGCTGCGGGTAGTGCTCGGGGAGCGCATGCGCGACGGCGCGGCGAGCGACGGGGGGATCGTGCTCGAGGCCAACATCGACGACATGACCCCCGAGCTGGTCCCGTGGGTGCTCGACCGGCTGCTGTCGGCCGGCGCGGCCGACGTCTGGTTCACCCCGATCCACATGAAGAAGGGCCGGCCCGGCATCACGCTGTCAGTGCTCTGCCCGCCCGGGGCAGACGCGCGCCTGCGCGAGCTGCTGTGGCGGGAGACTTCCACGCTCGGGGTACGCGGCGTGCCCGTCCGCAAGTGGGTGCTGGAGCGCCAGCTGGTCGAGGTCAGCCTGTTCGGCGGCAAGGTCCGGGTGAAGCTCGGGCTCGACGACGGCCGGGTGGTGAACGTCGCCCCGGAGTTCGCCGACTGCGCCCGGCTGGCGGTCGAGGCCCAGCGCCCCCTCAAGGAGGTCATTGCCAGGGCCCAGGCCCTGGCCCTGGCCGACGTGGACGCGCGGGACGAAGACCGAGCCGGGCGCTGA